Proteins encoded within one genomic window of Actinoplanes octamycinicus:
- the ftsZ gene encoding cell division protein FtsZ: MTPPHNYLAVIKVVGIGGGGVNAVNRMIEVGLKGVEFIAINTDAQALLMSDADVKLDVGRELTRGLGAGAQPEVGKNAAEDHRDEIEEVLKGADMVFVTCGEGGGTGTGGAPVVANIARKLGALTIGVVTRPFSFEGKRRQVQAEAGIDELRNQCDTLIVIPNDRLLALGDRGISMMDAFRQADQVLLSGVQGITDLITTPGLINLDFADVKSVMSNAGSALMGIGSARGDNRAVEAAERAISSPLLEQSMDGARGVLLSIAGGSDLGLFEINDAAQLVTDAAHPDANIIFGAVIDDALGDEVRVTVIAAGFDGGSPSYKPSEPVRKQVPAPVQTSTSPASSITSTSLTPHQPASAPATPTPRKVLFDDVDVPDFLKNGS; encoded by the coding sequence ATGACACCTCCGCACAACTATCTTGCGGTCATCAAGGTCGTCGGCATCGGCGGCGGCGGCGTGAATGCCGTGAACCGCATGATCGAGGTTGGGCTCAAAGGCGTCGAGTTCATCGCGATCAACACCGATGCCCAGGCCCTGCTGATGAGTGACGCCGACGTCAAGCTGGACGTCGGCCGCGAGCTGACCCGTGGTCTGGGCGCCGGCGCCCAGCCCGAAGTCGGCAAGAACGCCGCCGAGGACCACCGCGACGAGATCGAGGAGGTCCTCAAGGGGGCCGACATGGTCTTCGTGACCTGTGGCGAGGGCGGCGGCACCGGCACCGGCGGCGCCCCGGTGGTGGCGAACATCGCCCGCAAGCTCGGCGCGCTGACCATCGGCGTGGTGACCCGTCCGTTCTCCTTCGAGGGCAAACGGCGTCAGGTCCAGGCCGAGGCCGGCATCGACGAGCTGCGCAACCAGTGCGACACGCTGATCGTGATCCCGAACGACCGGCTGCTCGCGCTCGGCGACCGCGGGATCAGCATGATGGACGCGTTCCGTCAGGCCGACCAGGTGCTGCTCTCCGGTGTGCAGGGCATCACCGACCTGATCACCACGCCGGGTCTGATCAACCTGGACTTCGCCGACGTCAAGAGCGTGATGAGCAACGCGGGCAGCGCGCTCATGGGCATCGGCAGCGCGCGCGGCGACAACCGCGCGGTCGAGGCGGCCGAGCGGGCCATCTCCAGCCCGCTGCTGGAGCAGAGCATGGACGGCGCGCGCGGCGTGCTGCTCTCCATCGCCGGCGGTTCCGACCTGGGCCTGTTCGAGATCAACGACGCGGCGCAGCTGGTCACCGACGCGGCCCACCCGGACGCGAACATCATCTTCGGCGCGGTCATCGACGACGCGCTCGGCGATGAGGTGCGGGTGACCGTGATCGCGGCCGGCTTCGACGGCGGTTCGCCGTCCTACAAGCCGTCCGAGCCGGTGCGCAAGCAGGTGCCGGCGCCGGTCCAGACCAGCACCTCGCCGGCCTCGTCGATCACCTCGACGTCGCTCACCCCGCACCAGCCCGCGTCCGCGCCGGCCACGCCGACGCCGCGCAAGGTGCTCTTCGACGACGTGGACGTGCCGGACTTCCTGAAGAACGGTTCCTGA
- a CDS encoding YggT family protein → MLSIVFQILYLLVYLFFLVLLSRFVMGAVLQYGRRWQPGRGASAALELVWSVTDPPLKALRRVIPPLRIGNVSLDLASIVLLVILFVLMELVLVRLI, encoded by the coding sequence GTGCTGTCGATCGTGTTCCAGATTCTCTATCTGTTGGTGTACCTCTTCTTCCTGGTGCTGCTGAGCAGGTTCGTCATGGGAGCGGTGCTCCAGTACGGACGCCGCTGGCAACCGGGCCGGGGCGCGTCTGCCGCACTCGAATTGGTGTGGAGCGTCACGGATCCGCCCCTCAAGGCGTTGAGGCGTGTGATCCCACCGCTGCGCATTGGTAACGTGAGTTTGGACCTGGCTTCCATCGTGCTGCTGGTTATCCTGTTCGTGCTCATGGAGTTAGTGCTAGTTCGCCTCATCTAG
- a CDS encoding DUF167 domain-containing protein — MGKREVPPGFSVPVRVRPGAGRTRVGGRYAGPHGPALIIAVGAPAVDGRATEAVRRALADALGVRAAEVTLRLGATSRDKVFTVDADAGDLASRLAGLLDG, encoded by the coding sequence ATGGGGAAGCGGGAGGTGCCGCCCGGGTTCTCGGTGCCGGTGCGGGTTCGGCCCGGGGCCGGCCGGACCAGGGTGGGCGGGCGTTATGCCGGGCCGCACGGGCCGGCGCTGATCATCGCGGTCGGTGCGCCGGCGGTGGACGGCAGGGCCACCGAGGCGGTCCGGCGGGCGCTGGCTGACGCGCTCGGGGTGCGGGCGGCCGAGGTGACGCTCCGGCTCGGCGCGACCAGCCGCGACAAGGTCTTCACCGTCGACGCCGACGCCGGCGACCTGGCGTCCCGGCTGGCGGGCCTGCTGGACGGCTGA
- a CDS encoding DivIVA domain-containing protein: MPLTPADVHNVAFKKPPIGKRGYDEEEVDAFLDEVERELARLIEENNELRAQVERGGRGGAPAGPGADPRLAAELNDLKGQLDRVQRDKSAAEQAARQMQAELEQVRAQGGPAGGPTGADGEQQALRVLMMAQRTADDHVSDARREADKLLSDARSKAEEVTREARAKADALERDARQRHQEAMGGLDAKRTALQKHIEELKQFEREYRTRLKAYLESQLRDLDGRGQGLEAEMARADASRAVGGSGGLAAAGLAGSYGGRSNAIESGR; encoded by the coding sequence ATGCCGCTGACCCCGGCCGACGTGCATAACGTCGCCTTCAAGAAGCCCCCGATCGGCAAGCGGGGGTATGACGAGGAGGAGGTCGACGCCTTCCTGGACGAGGTCGAGCGCGAGCTCGCCCGTCTGATCGAGGAGAACAACGAGCTGCGCGCCCAGGTGGAGCGCGGCGGTCGGGGTGGCGCGCCAGCCGGCCCGGGTGCCGACCCCCGCCTCGCGGCCGAGCTCAACGACCTGAAAGGCCAGCTCGACCGCGTGCAGCGGGACAAGTCGGCGGCCGAGCAGGCCGCCCGGCAGATGCAGGCCGAGCTCGAGCAGGTGCGCGCCCAGGGTGGCCCGGCCGGCGGCCCGACCGGCGCCGACGGCGAGCAGCAGGCGCTCCGGGTGCTGATGATGGCCCAGCGCACCGCCGACGACCACGTGTCCGACGCCCGCCGCGAGGCCGACAAGCTCCTCTCCGACGCCCGTTCCAAGGCGGAGGAGGTCACCCGGGAGGCCCGGGCCAAGGCCGACGCCCTCGAGCGGGACGCGCGGCAGCGGCACCAGGAGGCCATGGGCGGCCTGGACGCCAAGCGGACCGCGCTGCAGAAGCACATCGAGGAGCTCAAGCAGTTCGAGCGGGAGTACCGCACGCGCTTGAAGGCCTACCTCGAGAGCCAGCTGCGCGACCTCGACGGCCGTGGCCAGGGCCTGGAGGCCGAGATGGCGCGTGCCGACGCGAGCCGTGCGGTCGGTGGTTCCGGCGGTCTCGCCGCGGCCGGTCTCGCTGGTTCCTACGGCGGCCGGTCCAACGCCATCGAATCGGGTCGCTGA
- a CDS encoding YggS family pyridoxal phosphate-dependent enzyme encodes MNHEGRRAELAANLQRVRERISRACESAGRAPDAVTLTAVTKTYPASDVLLLAGLGVTDVGENKDQDASGKAAEVRAAGVRLRWHFVGQLQRNKARSVSGYADVVESVDSLRLVTALDRAAVAVRDEPLEVLVQVSLDGDPQRGGVAGDDLWRVSDAVASSDGLRLGGLMAVAPLGEDPDRAFARLAEVAGQLVATHPAATVLSAGMSGDLEAAVRHGATHVRIGTSLLGMRNSLR; translated from the coding sequence CTGAATCACGAAGGACGGCGGGCCGAGCTCGCCGCGAACCTGCAGCGGGTGCGCGAACGGATCTCGCGCGCCTGCGAGTCGGCCGGGCGAGCGCCGGACGCGGTCACGCTGACCGCGGTGACGAAGACCTACCCGGCGAGCGACGTGCTGTTGCTCGCCGGGCTGGGCGTCACCGACGTCGGGGAGAACAAGGACCAGGACGCGTCCGGCAAGGCCGCCGAGGTGCGGGCCGCCGGCGTGCGGCTGCGCTGGCACTTCGTCGGCCAGCTGCAGCGCAACAAGGCGAGATCGGTTTCCGGGTACGCCGATGTGGTCGAGTCCGTGGACTCGCTGCGCCTGGTCACCGCGCTGGACCGGGCGGCCGTGGCGGTCCGGGACGAGCCGCTCGAGGTGCTGGTCCAGGTGAGTCTGGACGGTGACCCGCAGCGCGGCGGCGTGGCCGGTGACGATCTCTGGCGGGTATCCGACGCGGTGGCCTCATCGGACGGTCTGCGGCTGGGCGGGCTGATGGCCGTCGCGCCGCTCGGCGAGGATCCCGACCGCGCCTTCGCCCGACTGGCCGAAGTGGCTGGTCAGCTCGTTGCGACGCATCCCGCGGCCACGGTGCTCTCGGCCGGGATGAGCGGCGACCTGGAGGCCGCTGTCCGGCATGGGGCGACACACGTACGGATCGGTACATCTTTACTCGGGATGCGAAACTCGCTGCGGTAG
- a CDS encoding RluA family pseudouridine synthase — translation MSGTRSLPVPDGLDGMRLDQAVSRLFGLSRTAAATLVEAGDALVDGIPRPKSDKVAAGSWLEVTLPPPVTAAPLVAEPVHGMSVIYSDDDIVVVDKPVGVAAHPSPGWTGPTVVSGLAAMGQNVATSGAAERQGIVHRLDVGTTGLMVVAKSEMAYSVLKRAFKEREVEKRYHAVVQGHLDPLRGTVDAPIDRHPTADYKFAVMSGGKPSVTHYDTLEAFRAASLVDVRLETGRTHQIRVHFSALRHPCVGDLTYGADPTLAARLKLNRQWLHARELAFLHPRTHDEVRFVSDYPDDLTYALDVLQDAG, via the coding sequence ATGAGCGGCACGCGTTCTCTTCCGGTGCCGGACGGGCTCGACGGGATGCGCCTGGACCAGGCGGTCTCCCGGTTGTTCGGGCTGTCCCGGACGGCCGCGGCCACCCTGGTCGAGGCCGGCGACGCGCTGGTCGACGGCATTCCCCGGCCGAAATCGGACAAGGTCGCGGCGGGTTCCTGGCTCGAGGTGACCCTGCCGCCGCCGGTGACCGCGGCCCCGCTGGTGGCCGAGCCGGTGCACGGCATGTCGGTGATCTACAGCGACGACGACATCGTGGTGGTGGACAAGCCGGTCGGCGTGGCCGCCCACCCGAGTCCCGGCTGGACCGGGCCGACCGTGGTCAGCGGGCTCGCCGCGATGGGGCAGAACGTGGCCACCAGCGGCGCCGCCGAGCGGCAGGGCATCGTGCACCGCCTCGACGTGGGCACCACCGGCCTGATGGTGGTGGCCAAGTCGGAGATGGCCTACAGCGTGCTGAAGCGGGCCTTCAAGGAGCGCGAGGTGGAGAAGCGCTACCACGCCGTGGTGCAGGGCCACCTGGATCCGCTGCGCGGCACCGTCGACGCGCCGATCGACCGGCACCCGACGGCCGACTACAAGTTCGCGGTGATGTCCGGCGGCAAGCCGAGCGTCACCCACTACGACACGCTGGAGGCGTTCCGCGCCGCCAGCCTGGTCGACGTGCGGCTGGAGACCGGGCGCACCCACCAGATCCGGGTGCACTTCTCGGCGCTGCGGCACCCCTGCGTCGGCGACCTCACCTATGGCGCGGATCCCACCCTGGCGGCCCGGCTGAAGCTGAACCGGCAGTGGCTGCACGCCCGGGAGCTGGCCTTCCTGCACCCGCGGACGCACGATGAGGTGCGGTTCGTCAGCGACTACCCGGATGACCTCACCTACGCGCTGGACGTCCTGCAGGACGCCGGCTGA
- a CDS encoding cell division protein FtsQ/DivIB: MAGSGTRNWRLVRADTDAVPPSARRFMARARQRKLRAALPWLIGAGVLLAAGALAWLFYGTSVLGVRSVDVVGAQTLDPEQVRAAAAVPADQPLARVDLDQVEARVRGLAPVDKVTVTRSWPSALRVEVVERVPVAAVPVQGGFALIDDAGVPYRTVAEPPAGLPLARLATPGSADPNTASALIVLASLSDDLREQLVAIAVPSPVAIQLELSKGRVVVWGDDTQSDEKSKVATALIKRKGTKFDVSAPRIVTIR, translated from the coding sequence GTGGCCGGCTCCGGCACACGCAACTGGCGGCTGGTGCGGGCGGACACCGACGCGGTGCCGCCGTCCGCACGCCGGTTCATGGCCCGGGCCCGGCAGCGCAAGCTGCGGGCCGCGCTGCCCTGGCTGATCGGCGCCGGCGTGCTGCTGGCCGCCGGCGCCCTGGCCTGGCTGTTCTACGGCACCTCGGTGCTCGGGGTGCGGTCGGTGGACGTGGTCGGCGCGCAGACCCTGGACCCGGAGCAGGTCCGGGCCGCCGCCGCGGTGCCGGCCGACCAGCCGCTGGCCCGGGTCGACCTGGACCAGGTCGAGGCCCGGGTGCGTGGCCTGGCCCCGGTCGACAAGGTGACGGTCACCCGGAGCTGGCCGTCCGCCCTGCGGGTCGAGGTGGTCGAGCGGGTTCCGGTAGCCGCGGTGCCGGTGCAGGGCGGGTTCGCGCTGATCGACGACGCCGGCGTGCCGTACCGGACGGTGGCCGAGCCGCCGGCCGGCCTGCCGCTGGCCCGGCTCGCCACGCCCGGCTCGGCCGATCCGAACACCGCCTCGGCGCTGATCGTGCTCGCCTCGCTCAGCGACGACCTGCGCGAGCAGCTGGTGGCGATCGCCGTGCCGTCGCCGGTGGCGATCCAGCTGGAGCTGAGCAAGGGCCGGGTGGTGGTCTGGGGGGACGACACCCAGAGCGACGAGAAGAGCAAGGTGGCCACCGCGCTGATCAAGCGGAAGGGCACCAAGTTCGACGTGAGCGCGCCACGGATCGTGACCATTCGGTAA
- a CDS encoding TraR/DksA family transcriptional regulator: protein MAKATDIRPGAGGGAASERSRTTAETAEIREALVARLNELQAEYDQALSAITELSRERLADSAGDDQADTGTKTFEREQEITLANNLLERITQVERAIDRLGQGNYGWCEKCGNQIPVERLAAFPSATLCVSCKQLEERR, encoded by the coding sequence ATGGCCAAGGCAACCGACATCCGTCCCGGGGCAGGCGGTGGGGCCGCCTCCGAGCGGTCCCGCACCACGGCGGAGACCGCCGAGATCCGGGAAGCTCTGGTGGCGCGGCTCAACGAGCTGCAGGCCGAGTACGATCAGGCGCTCAGTGCGATCACCGAGCTCTCACGCGAGCGGCTCGCCGACTCGGCCGGGGACGACCAGGCCGACACCGGCACCAAGACGTTCGAGCGGGAGCAGGAGATCACGCTGGCCAACAACCTGCTCGAGCGGATCACACAGGTGGAGCGTGCCATCGATCGGCTCGGACAGGGCAACTACGGTTGGTGCGAGAAGTGCGGTAACCAGATCCCGGTGGAGCGTCTGGCCGCCTTCCCGTCCGCGACTCTCTGTGTCTCTTGCAAGCAACTGGAGGAAAGACGCTGA
- a CDS encoding cell division protein SepF has translation MNGFRKSLVWLGLAEEEDVDYEDRGYRETAHRSSRDRDRDRDRERYSSSSRYSDSYDEDEVEEEHAVPRARADRDRGDRADRFERGSRLSERASSVRADLDRDDDDRIERASVRSITRPSAAPEQSSSLTYSTRENLALAPQPPVHQPQVQHRPVEEEQRYQITTLHPTTYREARTIGEHFRDGVPVIINLTEMDESDARRLVDFAAGLAFGLRGTIERVTNRVFLLSPANVQVTAEDKAKIAEGGFFTQS, from the coding sequence ATGAACGGTTTCCGTAAGTCGCTGGTGTGGCTGGGGCTTGCCGAGGAAGAGGACGTCGACTACGAGGACCGTGGGTACCGGGAGACCGCCCACCGCTCGTCCCGGGATCGGGACCGGGACCGCGACCGGGAGCGCTACTCCTCCAGCTCCCGCTACTCGGACTCCTACGACGAGGACGAGGTCGAGGAGGAGCACGCCGTCCCGCGGGCGCGTGCCGACCGCGACCGGGGCGACCGCGCCGACCGGTTCGAGCGCGGCAGCCGGCTCAGCGAGCGCGCCTCCTCGGTGCGCGCCGACCTGGACCGGGACGACGACGACCGGATCGAGCGGGCCAGTGTGCGGTCGATCACCCGGCCCTCGGCGGCGCCCGAGCAGTCCTCCTCGCTGACCTACTCCACCCGGGAGAACCTGGCGCTCGCCCCGCAGCCGCCGGTCCACCAGCCGCAGGTCCAGCACCGCCCGGTGGAGGAGGAGCAGCGGTACCAGATCACCACGCTGCACCCCACCACGTACCGGGAGGCGCGCACCATCGGCGAGCACTTCCGGGACGGCGTTCCGGTGATCATCAATCTCACCGAGATGGATGAATCGGACGCGCGCCGGCTGGTCGACTTCGCCGCCGGGCTGGCTTTCGGCCTGAGGGGTACGATCGAGCGCGTGACCAACCGGGTTTTCCTGCTCTCACCGGCGAATGTCCAGGTCACCGCGGAGGACAAGGCCAAGATCGCTGAGGGTGGCTTCTTCACTCAGAGTTGA
- a CDS encoding MinD/ParA family ATP-binding protein has protein sequence MDGTETGWGRPAEPAPRWRALLDRARHGHRAEEPAEEPKAEPAAVPQQWGQQAPPTRGAARPVNPLDNRGYDGQRRAPEPEARPEPPRPMPQRPINPLDPRWQARPEQQQHSFFEPAPRSPQPAPQAPPVRGAYPPAPSYPPPAPQPTAYPPQPAAYPQAYAPAPAAPPAAPQPVSPPPAPPAPSTPAGARIEWRQTRPDDGTERAVAVMRRKLGQPRVLAFANPKGGVHKTTATVLAAATIGSVRGRGVLAWDDNELRGTLGLRAGSARHARTIKHLLADLMRIESLHGDALLQELDAYLRHASDGSYDVLAGEENPRFAQRLDQATVRRVTDLLRRTHDVICVDTGNNVESVNWQTVMRMADQLVITTVPREDAAFTADWMLDVLEESGMGDMVANAVTLISCPSPGALPLLEDFKKHFATRTRAVAVVPYDPALEVGSSIEYADLQPETRQAWLRAASTMLEPFAE, from the coding sequence GTGGACGGGACCGAGACCGGCTGGGGCCGGCCTGCGGAGCCGGCCCCGCGCTGGCGGGCTCTGCTCGACCGTGCCCGGCATGGTCACCGCGCCGAGGAGCCCGCGGAGGAGCCGAAAGCGGAGCCCGCCGCGGTTCCCCAGCAGTGGGGCCAGCAGGCGCCGCCCACCCGCGGGGCGGCCCGCCCGGTGAACCCGCTGGACAACCGGGGTTATGACGGCCAGCGCCGGGCGCCCGAGCCGGAGGCCCGGCCGGAGCCACCGCGTCCGATGCCGCAACGCCCGATCAACCCGCTCGACCCGCGCTGGCAGGCCCGCCCGGAGCAGCAACAGCACAGTTTCTTCGAGCCGGCGCCGCGCTCGCCGCAGCCCGCTCCGCAGGCGCCACCGGTGCGCGGGGCGTACCCTCCGGCGCCCAGCTATCCGCCGCCCGCCCCGCAGCCCACCGCCTACCCGCCGCAGCCGGCCGCCTACCCGCAGGCCTACGCCCCGGCCCCGGCCGCCCCGCCGGCGGCCCCCCAGCCGGTGTCCCCACCACCCGCCCCGCCGGCTCCCTCGACGCCGGCGGGCGCACGGATCGAGTGGCGGCAGACCCGTCCGGACGACGGGACCGAGCGGGCGGTCGCGGTGATGCGGCGCAAGCTCGGGCAGCCCCGGGTGCTGGCGTTCGCCAACCCGAAGGGCGGGGTGCACAAGACCACCGCGACCGTGCTGGCCGCGGCCACCATCGGCAGCGTGCGCGGCCGCGGCGTGCTCGCCTGGGACGACAACGAGCTGCGCGGCACGCTCGGCCTGCGGGCCGGCAGCGCCCGGCACGCCCGGACGATCAAGCACCTGCTGGCCGACCTGATGCGGATCGAGAGCCTGCACGGCGACGCGCTGCTCCAGGAGCTGGACGCCTACCTGCGGCACGCCTCCGACGGGTCCTACGACGTGCTGGCCGGCGAGGAGAACCCGCGGTTCGCCCAGCGCCTGGACCAGGCCACCGTGCGCCGGGTGACCGATCTGCTGCGCCGTACCCATGACGTGATCTGCGTGGACACCGGCAACAACGTGGAGAGCGTGAACTGGCAGACGGTCATGCGGATGGCCGACCAGCTGGTGATCACCACGGTGCCCCGGGAGGACGCCGCGTTCACCGCGGACTGGATGCTCGACGTGCTCGAGGAGAGCGGGATGGGCGACATGGTGGCGAACGCCGTGACGTTGATCTCCTGCCCCTCGCCGGGCGCGCTGCCGCTGCTGGAGGACTTCAAGAAGCACTTCGCGACGCGGACCCGCGCGGTCGCCGTGGTGCCCTACGATCCGGCGCTCGAGGTGGGTTCCTCGATCGAGTACGCGGACCTGCAACCGGAGACCCGGCAGGCATGGTTGCGAGCCGCGTCGACGATGTTGGAGCCGTTCGCCGAGTAG
- the murC gene encoding UDP-N-acetylmuramate--L-alanine ligase: MTAEDLGSVHLIGIGGVGMAGLARLLLTRGIPVSGSELREWPALAGMRALGGTVHMAHEASNLDGVDTVVYSTAIPQDHVEMVEARRRGLRVLHRSEALAAAMTNRRTIAVAGTHGKTTTTSIMTVILQHAGQDPSFVIGGELSAAGSNGHHGTGPHFVAEADEHDRSFLIYRPHVAIITNIEGDHLNNWGDLDNLKAGFLEFGELADGFVVTCADGPGTEELIAGLRAKGKTVYTYGESPDADFRISDVVSTVNGVRYQAELNGKPLGEFKLALPGKHMGLNSAATVLTALKLGLPLDKIVEALESFPGVRRRFERKGIAAGVRVYDEYAYHPTSVMAALRTLREVAGDGRLLVVFQPYRVYRTRDLQAELAEGLAVADQVIVMEVFGPGETRGPGEGGLALTAAIDLPAERKVFVPDWEDVPAEVVRRSRPGDVVVTMGAPPISLMGDELLAALAEVDLRPDLAG; encoded by the coding sequence ATGACCGCCGAGGACCTGGGCAGCGTGCATCTGATCGGGATCGGCGGGGTCGGCATGGCCGGCCTGGCGCGGCTCCTGCTTACCCGGGGCATCCCGGTCTCCGGCAGCGAGCTGCGCGAGTGGCCGGCGCTGGCCGGGATGCGCGCGCTGGGCGGGACCGTGCACATGGCGCACGAGGCGTCGAACCTGGACGGCGTCGACACGGTCGTCTACTCCACCGCGATCCCGCAGGATCACGTCGAGATGGTCGAGGCGCGCCGGCGCGGCCTGCGGGTGCTGCACCGCTCCGAGGCGCTCGCCGCGGCGATGACGAACCGGCGGACCATCGCGGTGGCCGGCACCCACGGCAAGACCACCACCACCTCGATCATGACGGTGATCCTGCAGCACGCCGGGCAGGACCCGTCGTTCGTGATCGGCGGTGAGCTCTCCGCGGCCGGCTCCAACGGCCACCACGGCACCGGCCCGCACTTCGTGGCCGAGGCGGACGAGCACGACCGGTCGTTCCTGATCTACCGGCCGCACGTCGCGATCATCACCAACATCGAGGGCGATCACCTCAACAACTGGGGTGACCTGGACAACCTGAAGGCCGGCTTCCTGGAGTTCGGCGAGCTGGCCGACGGTTTCGTGGTGACCTGCGCGGACGGGCCGGGCACCGAGGAGCTGATCGCCGGGCTGCGGGCCAAGGGCAAGACCGTCTACACGTACGGTGAGTCGCCCGACGCCGACTTCCGGATCAGTGACGTGGTCTCCACCGTCAACGGCGTGCGCTACCAGGCCGAGCTGAACGGCAAGCCGCTGGGCGAGTTCAAGCTGGCGCTGCCCGGCAAGCACATGGGCCTGAACAGCGCCGCGACCGTGCTCACCGCGCTCAAGCTGGGCCTGCCGCTGGACAAGATCGTCGAGGCGCTGGAGTCGTTCCCGGGGGTCCGCCGCCGGTTCGAGCGCAAGGGCATCGCGGCCGGCGTCCGGGTCTACGACGAGTACGCGTACCACCCGACCTCGGTGATGGCCGCGCTGCGCACGCTGCGCGAGGTGGCCGGCGACGGCCGCCTGCTGGTGGTCTTCCAGCCGTACCGGGTGTACCGCACCCGGGACCTGCAGGCCGAGCTGGCCGAGGGGCTGGCGGTGGCCGACCAGGTGATCGTGATGGAGGTGTTCGGCCCGGGCGAGACCCGCGGGCCGGGCGAGGGCGGGCTCGCCCTGACCGCCGCGATCGACCTGCCGGCCGAGCGCAAGGTCTTCGTCCCGGACTGGGAGGACGTGCCGGCCGAGGTGGTCCGCCGCAGCCGTCCCGGCGACGTGGTGGTGACCATGGGCGCGCCGCCGATCTCGCTGATGGGCGACGAGCTGCTGGCCGCGCTCGCCGAGGTGGACCTGCGGCCGGACCTCGCGGGCTGA
- the lspA gene encoding signal peptidase II, producing MQATGGKTLNADKASRFTPRAVAVLGATALVAVALDQWVKHLSTENLDPDEPVRILGGLIYLSLLRNSGAAFSFGSAYTWIFPVITLVVIGWIGWMATRLRSVPWAVALGLVLGGALGNLADRLFRAPGPFRGHVVDMISAFAPGGDVFAVFNIADSCLTVGVCLAVILELTGRQRDGSRLKGKTDEKAESAAGTEETA from the coding sequence TTGCAAGCAACTGGAGGAAAGACGCTGAACGCCGACAAGGCCTCCCGCTTCACCCCGCGCGCCGTCGCGGTGCTGGGCGCCACCGCACTGGTCGCGGTGGCGCTCGACCAGTGGGTGAAGCACCTCTCCACCGAGAACCTCGACCCGGACGAGCCGGTCAGGATCCTCGGTGGCTTGATCTATCTGTCGCTGCTGCGCAACAGCGGGGCGGCGTTCAGCTTCGGCAGCGCGTACACCTGGATCTTCCCGGTGATCACGCTGGTGGTGATCGGCTGGATCGGCTGGATGGCGACGAGGCTGCGCTCGGTGCCCTGGGCGGTGGCGCTCGGCCTGGTGCTCGGCGGCGCGCTGGGTAACCTGGCCGATCGGCTGTTCCGGGCGCCCGGCCCGTTCCGCGGCCACGTGGTCGACATGATCAGCGCGTTCGCGCCGGGCGGTGACGTGTTCGCGGTGTTCAACATCGCGGACAGCTGCCTGACCGTGGGGGTCTGCCTCGCGGTGATCCTGGAGCTGACCGGGCGGCAGCGGGACGGCAGCCGGTTGAAGGGCAAGACCGACGAGAAGGCGGAGAGCGCCGCCGGGACCGAGGAGACGGCATGA